One genomic segment of Bradyrhizobium prioriisuperbiae includes these proteins:
- a CDS encoding DUF6867 family protein: protein MADLYSSTSLLHIFFITGVMGCGCAWLAGRAIALTWRPLTMVLGAAILMGLAVRFIHFALFDEPLFALTTLLVETAILFAVALLAYRRTRALQMVRQYYWLYQMRGPLSWRPRQDAPASETP from the coding sequence ATGGCTGATCTCTATTCCAGCACCTCGCTGCTTCATATTTTCTTCATCACCGGCGTCATGGGCTGTGGCTGCGCATGGCTTGCCGGCCGGGCGATCGCGCTGACATGGCGTCCCCTGACCATGGTGCTGGGCGCCGCGATCCTGATGGGATTGGCGGTCAGGTTCATCCACTTCGCCCTGTTCGATGAGCCGCTGTTCGCACTGACCACGCTGCTGGTGGAAACGGCGATTCTGTTCGCCGTGGCGCTGCTCGCCTACCGGCGCACACGCGCGCTACAGATGGTCCGACAGTACTACTGGCTCTACCAAATGAGAGGTCCGCTGAGCTGGCGGCCAAGACAGGACGCGCCCGCAAGCGAAACGCCCTGA
- a CDS encoding aminotransferase class III-fold pyridoxal phosphate-dependent enzyme, with the protein MAPHATHNLLSQEEGALRARALRVIPGGMWGHMNVARLPAGYPQFFRNARGCRLWDVAGAEYVDMMCGYGPIVLGYGDPDVEAAAAAQRDRADLMTGPSEALVELAELVVETIPHADWALFAKNGTDAMTACVTIARAGTQRRKVLVAKGSYHGAAPWCTPSLAGVTAEDRAHIVHYEYNDIASLERAADEAGNDLAAVLVTAFRHDVKRPQEAPTLAFAQAMRRICDATGAALVLDDVRAGFRINIGGSWEPYGVRPDLCGWSKAIANGHPLAAVTGNDRFREAAQQVYVTGSFWCAAVPMAAAVATIRKLRATDAIATMEAMGRRLREGLEQQARTYDLPLRQTGPVQMPLIMFDGDPDFALGHRFVLEALQRGVYLHPWHNMFLSSAHQAADIDRVLEATDGAMKDISRSFDRRQLAKAAP; encoded by the coding sequence ATGGCGCCTCACGCGACACATAATTTGCTCTCCCAGGAGGAGGGCGCGCTGCGGGCGCGGGCCCTGCGGGTCATTCCCGGCGGCATGTGGGGCCACATGAATGTTGCGCGGTTGCCGGCCGGCTATCCGCAGTTTTTCCGCAACGCGCGCGGCTGCCGCCTGTGGGACGTGGCCGGCGCCGAATATGTCGACATGATGTGCGGCTATGGCCCGATCGTGCTGGGCTACGGCGATCCCGATGTGGAGGCGGCTGCCGCGGCGCAGCGTGACCGCGCCGACTTGATGACCGGGCCGTCCGAAGCCCTGGTCGAGCTCGCAGAGCTCGTGGTCGAGACCATCCCCCATGCCGATTGGGCGTTGTTCGCCAAGAACGGCACCGACGCGATGACCGCCTGCGTGACGATTGCGCGGGCCGGCACGCAGCGGCGCAAGGTGCTGGTGGCAAAAGGCTCCTATCACGGCGCGGCACCCTGGTGCACGCCGTCGCTGGCTGGCGTCACGGCGGAAGATCGCGCCCACATCGTGCACTATGAGTACAACGATATCGCGAGCCTGGAGCGCGCCGCCGACGAGGCGGGCAACGACCTTGCCGCTGTGCTGGTGACCGCGTTTCGCCATGATGTGAAGCGGCCGCAGGAGGCGCCCACGCTTGCCTTCGCCCAGGCGATGCGGCGGATCTGCGATGCGACCGGGGCGGCGTTGGTGCTCGACGATGTACGGGCGGGTTTCCGCATCAACATCGGCGGCAGCTGGGAGCCCTACGGCGTGCGTCCCGATCTCTGCGGCTGGAGCAAGGCGATCGCCAACGGCCATCCGTTGGCGGCGGTGACCGGCAACGATCGGTTTCGCGAGGCCGCCCAGCAGGTCTATGTCACCGGCTCGTTCTGGTGCGCGGCGGTGCCGATGGCGGCTGCCGTGGCCACCATCAGGAAACTGCGCGCGACCGACGCCATCGCCACCATGGAGGCGATGGGGCGGCGGCTGCGCGAGGGGTTGGAACAGCAGGCGCGCACGTATGATTTGCCGTTGCGACAAACAGGTCCGGTGCAGATGCCGCTGATCATGTTTGACGGCGATCCGGATTTCGCGCTGGGGCATCGCTTTGTGCTGGAGGCGCTGCAGCGCGGCGTCTATCTGCATCCCTGGCACAATATGTTTTTGTCCAGCGCCCATCAGGCCGCCGACATCGACCGTGTTCTTGAGGCCACCGACGGCGCCATGAAAGACATCAGCCGATCGTTCGACCGGCGCCAGCTCGCGAAGGCCGCTCCATGA
- a CDS encoding transketolase family protein gives MTAGLASADHKVDDFIARGVTAPLPRFYGDALVAAARRDPRIVCLCADLPGPTETDAFKQELPERYIEAGIAEANMVGMAAGMARCGEIPFLHSFCVFVTRRAYDQVANQIAYPGLPVKLVGFLPGLTTMLGVSHQAIDDIAMMRALPNMTIIEPSGPEQLGAAVAAALDVPGPVYLRMKRPDGAMASLQARTIQRGRGEILREGADGTIVACGLMVSAALQAADRLAVQGKQVGVVNMPTIKPLDTELVIGLARRTGVVVTAENHSIIGGLGSAIAETLLEAAIPVGFARVGVQDTFAEGGTTPYLQGKYGLTAEAIVDGFIRAAAKRASMQVNHD, from the coding sequence ATGACCGCAGGCCTCGCCAGCGCCGACCACAAGGTCGACGATTTCATCGCGCGCGGCGTGACTGCGCCGCTGCCGCGCTTCTATGGCGACGCTCTGGTCGCCGCCGCGCGACGCGATCCCCGTATTGTCTGCCTGTGCGCCGACCTGCCGGGGCCGACCGAGACCGACGCCTTCAAGCAGGAATTGCCGGAGCGCTATATCGAAGCCGGAATCGCCGAAGCCAACATGGTGGGCATGGCGGCCGGCATGGCGCGCTGTGGCGAGATTCCTTTCCTGCATTCGTTCTGCGTGTTCGTGACACGGCGGGCCTATGATCAGGTTGCCAACCAGATCGCCTATCCGGGACTGCCGGTGAAGCTGGTCGGCTTCCTGCCTGGCCTCACCACCATGCTCGGCGTCTCGCATCAGGCGATCGACGATATCGCGATGATGCGCGCGCTGCCCAACATGACCATCATCGAGCCATCGGGGCCCGAGCAGCTCGGCGCCGCCGTCGCCGCCGCGCTCGACGTGCCGGGGCCGGTGTATCTGCGGATGAAGCGGCCGGATGGCGCCATGGCGTCGCTGCAGGCACGCACCATCCAGCGCGGCCGCGGCGAGATCCTGCGCGAAGGCGCCGACGGCACGATCGTGGCCTGCGGGCTGATGGTATCAGCGGCACTGCAGGCCGCCGATCGGCTCGCGGTCCAGGGCAAGCAGGTGGGGGTGGTCAATATGCCGACCATCAAGCCGCTCGACACCGAACTCGTGATCGGTCTCGCCCGCCGCACCGGCGTCGTGGTTACGGCCGAAAACCATTCCATCATCGGGGGCCTCGGATCGGCGATCGCCGAGACGTTGCTCGAAGCCGCCATACCCGTCGGCTTCGCCCGGGTCGGCGTGCAGGACACCTTCGCCGAGGGTGGCACCACGCCGTATCTGCAAGGGAAATATGGACTGACGGCGGAAGCCATTGTTGACGGGTTCATCCGCGCCGCCGCAAAGCGGGCGTCCATGCAGGTGAACCACGATTGA
- the livM gene encoding high-affinity branched-chain amino acid ABC transporter permease LivM, whose protein sequence is MAAPHSHAAAGPDHGFAFILKKSALSALVALVLFSLMIGIRTEAGPAGTLIYWTRFGELATIVGVVFAGSILVELLRRWIGPLNTARLIPDEARGALTGLQRFLAPALLVFAVLVPVIFYDQRYILDLGILVLTYVMLGWGLNIVVGLAGLLDLGYVAFYAVGAYSYALLATTFGLSFWVCLPLAGILASFWGVLLGFPVLRLKGDYLAIVTLAFGEIIRLVLLNWQDVTGGPNGISGIPRPSFFGIPLTAGDDGLAAKLGIEFSPTHRVVFLFYVILALALLTNWATIRLRRLPIGRAWEALREDEVACRALGINTTTTKLTAFALGAMFGGFAGAFFATRQGFISPESFSFQESALVLAIVVLGGMGSQLGVALAAVAMIGGFELFRGFDQYRMLVFGLAMVLLMIWRPRGLIGHRAPSVFLERRQVISADLVKEGHG, encoded by the coding sequence GTGGCTGCTCCCCACTCTCATGCCGCCGCCGGACCGGATCACGGGTTCGCCTTCATCCTGAAAAAATCCGCCCTCAGCGCGCTGGTCGCGCTGGTGCTGTTCTCTCTGATGATCGGCATCCGCACCGAGGCGGGACCGGCGGGAACCCTGATCTACTGGACGCGGTTCGGCGAGCTCGCAACCATCGTCGGCGTGGTATTCGCCGGCAGCATACTCGTCGAACTGCTGCGCCGCTGGATCGGTCCGCTCAACACGGCGCGCCTCATTCCCGACGAGGCGCGCGGCGCACTCACCGGCCTGCAGCGTTTTCTGGCGCCGGCGCTGCTGGTCTTCGCCGTCCTCGTTCCGGTGATTTTCTACGATCAGCGCTACATCCTCGATCTCGGGATCCTGGTGCTGACCTACGTGATGCTAGGCTGGGGCCTGAACATCGTGGTCGGGCTCGCTGGGCTGCTCGACCTTGGTTATGTCGCGTTCTATGCCGTCGGCGCCTACTCCTATGCGCTGCTGGCGACGACGTTCGGCCTGTCGTTCTGGGTCTGCCTGCCGCTGGCCGGCATCCTCGCCTCATTCTGGGGCGTCCTGCTCGGCTTCCCGGTGCTGCGGCTGAAGGGCGACTATCTCGCCATTGTCACGCTGGCGTTCGGCGAAATCATCCGCCTGGTGCTGCTGAACTGGCAGGATGTCACCGGCGGCCCCAACGGCATCAGCGGGATTCCGCGCCCGAGCTTCTTCGGCATTCCGCTGACCGCAGGCGATGACGGCCTCGCCGCCAAACTCGGCATCGAGTTCTCTCCGACCCATCGCGTGGTGTTTCTTTTCTATGTGATCCTGGCGCTTGCGCTGCTCACCAACTGGGCCACGATCCGGCTGCGGCGCCTGCCGATCGGCCGCGCCTGGGAGGCGCTGCGCGAGGACGAGGTTGCCTGCCGCGCGCTCGGCATCAACACCACGACCACGAAGCTGACTGCATTCGCGCTGGGCGCCATGTTCGGCGGATTCGCCGGCGCCTTCTTCGCGACCCGACAGGGCTTCATCAGTCCGGAATCGTTCTCGTTCCAGGAATCGGCGCTGGTGCTTGCCATTGTCGTGCTCGGCGGCATGGGCTCGCAGCTTGGCGTCGCGCTGGCCGCGGTCGCCATGATCGGCGGTTTCGAACTGTTTCGTGGGTTCGACCAGTATCGCATGCTGGTGTTCGGGCTTGCGATGGTGCTCCTGATGATCTGGCGACCGCGCGGCCTGATCGGCCATCGCGCACCCTCGGTCTTCCTCGAACGGCGGCAGGTGATTTCCGCCGACCTGGTCAAGGAAGGCCACGGATGA
- a CDS encoding transketolase has product MSAAPHRTETSGNPQPAERIHDLAALKTIARELRRQVVRLVAPTGQGYVQQGLGATDIFTSLFFSELRLDPADPAWPDRDRFLLSTAHNTAIFYATLAARGCIPASALESYCRDGSPLEINASERMGPVVEATCGSLGQGLSVAVGMALAGRRQRRPYRVHVVLGDGEMQEGQVWEAALAAGSHRLSNLCLLLDYNRMQVGGHVDSVVDMNPVADKWASFGFRVDTIDGNDMAQLLAAFERARRDDQKPTCIIAETLVGKGAPSLEGILGHNMRLPPDLAARALDELSGEDA; this is encoded by the coding sequence ATGAGCGCCGCCCCGCATCGTACCGAGACGAGCGGGAACCCGCAGCCCGCCGAGCGCATTCACGACCTTGCCGCGTTGAAGACCATCGCGCGCGAACTGCGCCGCCAAGTGGTGCGCCTAGTGGCGCCGACCGGGCAGGGCTATGTGCAGCAGGGCCTCGGCGCGACCGACATCTTCACGTCGCTGTTCTTCTCGGAGCTGCGGCTCGACCCGGCCGATCCCGCCTGGCCCGATCGCGATCGTTTCCTGCTGTCGACTGCGCACAACACCGCGATTTTCTATGCCACCTTGGCGGCACGGGGCTGCATTCCCGCGTCGGCATTGGAGTCCTACTGCCGCGACGGCTCGCCGCTCGAGATCAACGCGTCCGAGCGGATGGGCCCGGTGGTGGAGGCGACCTGCGGCTCGCTGGGGCAAGGGCTCTCCGTCGCCGTCGGCATGGCGCTGGCCGGGCGCCGCCAGCGCCGTCCCTATCGCGTTCATGTGGTGCTCGGTGACGGCGAGATGCAGGAGGGGCAGGTGTGGGAGGCCGCGTTGGCCGCCGGCAGTCATCGGCTGTCCAATCTCTGTCTGCTGCTCGACTACAATCGGATGCAGGTCGGCGGCCATGTCGACAGCGTGGTGGACATGAACCCGGTTGCCGACAAGTGGGCGAGTTTCGGCTTTCGCGTCGACACCATCGACGGCAATGACATGGCGCAGCTGCTTGCGGCATTCGAGCGGGCGCGCCGCGATGACCAGAAACCCACCTGCATCATCGCCGAGACGCTGGTGGGCAAGGGTGCGCCCTCCCTCGAAGGCATTCTCGGACACAACATGCGTCTGCCGCCGGACCTTGCCGCCCGTGCGCTGGATGAATTGTCGGGAGAGGACGCATGA
- a CDS encoding ABC transporter ATP-binding protein, with protein MSAQENLQANPDVTPILEVTHLSMRFGGIRAVSDLSFSAKRGQITALIGPNGAGKTTVFNCITGFYKPTTGMIRLTHDDGKDFLLERLFDFRIAKLAKVARTFQNIRLFAGMTLLENLMVAQHNPLMRASGWTVLGLFGAPVYRTAERQAIERARHWLNRIGLIDRADDAAGNLPYGDQRRLEIARAMCTEPALLCLDEPAAGLNAREGDALSELLLSIRKEYGTSVLLIEHDMAVVMEISDHIVVLDHGVKIADGTPRQIRDDPKVIAAYLGAEEEDAIAVMESAP; from the coding sequence ATGAGCGCGCAAGAAAATCTTCAAGCGAATCCTGACGTGACTCCGATTCTCGAGGTCACCCATCTGTCGATGCGTTTCGGCGGCATCCGCGCCGTCAGCGACCTGTCGTTTTCGGCGAAGCGCGGCCAGATCACCGCGCTGATCGGCCCGAACGGCGCCGGCAAAACCACGGTGTTCAACTGCATCACCGGGTTCTACAAGCCGACCACCGGCATGATCCGCCTGACCCACGACGACGGCAAGGACTTCCTGCTCGAGCGCCTGTTCGATTTCCGCATCGCCAAGCTCGCCAAGGTCGCGCGCACCTTTCAGAACATCCGCCTGTTCGCCGGCATGACGCTGCTGGAAAACCTGATGGTTGCCCAGCACAACCCGCTGATGCGCGCCTCCGGCTGGACCGTGCTCGGACTGTTCGGCGCCCCGGTCTATCGCACCGCGGAGCGCCAGGCCATCGAGCGTGCGCGCCACTGGCTCAACCGCATCGGTCTGATCGATCGTGCCGACGATGCCGCCGGCAATCTGCCCTATGGCGACCAGCGTCGCCTTGAAATCGCGCGCGCCATGTGCACCGAACCGGCGCTGCTGTGCCTGGACGAGCCGGCCGCCGGCCTCAACGCCCGCGAGGGCGATGCACTCAGCGAACTGTTGCTGTCGATCCGCAAGGAGTACGGCACCTCGGTGCTGCTGATCGAGCACGACATGGCCGTGGTGATGGAAATCTCCGACCACATCGTGGTGCTCGATCACGGCGTCAAGATCGCCGACGGAACGCCACGCCAGATCCGCGACGACCCCAAGGTGATTGCCGCCTATCTCGGCGCCGAGGAAGAAGACGCCATCGCGGTGATGGAGAGCGCGCCATGA
- a CDS encoding ABC transporter permease subunit — MDYFAQQLINGIALGSIYGLIAIGYTMVYGIVGMINFAHGDIFMIGGFIALISFLILVSIGLTAVPVILLLVLVVSMAITALYGWTVERLAYRPLRHSFRLAPMLSAIGMSFVLTNFSQVTQGARIKAVAPIITGGYTLSDHDGFAVQLSNIQIFIVVSTVVLLVIFSWLVARTRLGRDMRACEQDQTMAALLGVDVDRTISMTFVIGAALASVAGLMYLLYYGVVDFFMGFVAGIKAFTAAVLGGIGSLPGAMLGGLAIGLIETFWAAYFSSQYKDVAAFSILIVVLIFLPTGLLGRPEVEKV, encoded by the coding sequence ATGGACTATTTCGCCCAACAGCTCATCAACGGCATCGCCCTCGGCTCCATTTATGGCCTGATCGCCATCGGTTACACGATGGTCTACGGCATCGTCGGCATGATCAATTTCGCCCACGGCGATATTTTCATGATCGGCGGCTTCATTGCACTGATCTCGTTCCTGATCCTGGTCTCAATCGGCCTCACCGCGGTGCCGGTGATCCTGTTGCTGGTGCTGGTGGTCTCGATGGCGATCACTGCGCTCTATGGCTGGACCGTGGAACGGCTGGCCTACCGACCGCTGCGGCATTCGTTCCGGCTCGCGCCGATGCTCTCCGCCATCGGCATGTCGTTCGTGCTGACCAACTTTTCCCAGGTGACGCAGGGCGCGCGGATCAAGGCGGTGGCGCCGATCATCACCGGCGGCTATACCCTGTCCGATCACGACGGCTTCGCCGTGCAGCTGTCCAACATCCAGATCTTCATCGTGGTCTCGACCGTGGTGCTGCTGGTGATCTTCTCATGGCTGGTGGCGCGCACGCGTCTGGGCCGCGACATGCGCGCCTGCGAACAAGACCAGACCATGGCCGCGCTGCTCGGCGTCGACGTCGACCGCACGATCTCGATGACCTTCGTGATCGGGGCCGCCCTCGCCTCGGTCGCCGGCCTGATGTACCTGCTCTATTATGGCGTGGTGGATTTCTTCATGGGCTTCGTCGCCGGCATCAAGGCGTTCACCGCCGCCGTGCTGGGCGGCATCGGCTCGCTGCCGGGTGCGATGCTGGGCGGGCTGGCCATCGGCCTGATCGAGACGTTCTGGGCCGCCTACTTCTCCTCGCAGTACAAGGACGTCGCCGCCTTCTCGATCCTGATCGTGGTGCTGATTTTCCTTCCGACCGGCCTGCTCGGCCGCCCCGAAGTCGAAAAAGTCTGA
- a CDS encoding GntR family transcriptional regulator yields the protein MSNEVIGLVGRDNLTARVFQELRLALMEGRFRPGHRFKIRELASTMGVSETPIREALMQLVRARVLSMQASRSIEVARLSAAQYEELRSIRILLEGLAAERATTRISKADIASLKKYHQALVAAERGGHSREAVQVNWQFHHTLYKAADAPELLEMIETIWLRNGPLFNLLYPHATPTYPGRHQHLNVIDGLMAGDPEAVKQAIKDDLLEGGARLLQLLQDIEAGTAPSHLDATAT from the coding sequence ATGTCGAATGAGGTCATCGGCCTGGTTGGCCGCGACAACCTGACGGCCCGCGTGTTTCAGGAGCTACGACTGGCCCTGATGGAAGGACGCTTCCGTCCGGGCCATCGCTTCAAGATCCGCGAGCTCGCCAGCACCATGGGTGTGTCGGAGACGCCGATCCGCGAGGCTTTGATGCAGCTGGTGCGCGCGCGCGTGCTCAGCATGCAGGCGAGCCGCTCCATCGAAGTCGCGCGCCTCAGCGCTGCGCAGTATGAGGAACTGCGCAGCATCCGCATTTTGCTCGAAGGCCTCGCCGCCGAACGCGCCACCACCCGGATCTCCAAGGCGGATATCGCCAGCCTGAAGAAGTATCATCAGGCGCTGGTGGCGGCGGAACGCGGCGGACACTCGCGCGAAGCGGTTCAGGTGAACTGGCAGTTTCACCACACGCTGTACAAGGCGGCCGACGCGCCGGAACTGCTGGAGATGATCGAAACGATCTGGCTGCGCAACGGGCCCCTGTTCAACCTGCTCTACCCGCATGCGACCCCGACCTACCCGGGGCGGCATCAGCATCTGAATGTGATCGACGGCCTGATGGCGGGCGACCCCGAGGCCGTGAAGCAGGCGATCAAGGACGATCTGCTGGAAGGCGGCGCGCGACTGCTGCAGCTGCTTCAGGACATCGAAGCCGGCACCGCGCCGTCGCACCTCGATGCCACGGCGACATAG
- a CDS encoding branched-chain amino acid ABC transporter substrate-binding protein, whose product MKPLKFVGLTLGVTIALSAAAMTPSRAQDITIAVASSITGGEAAFGRQMQNGAELAVADINAAGGVLGKKLKLEVGDDACDPKQARSVAEKLAGMKIPFVAGHYCSSSSIPASEAYAEGNVLQITPGSTNPLFTERKLWNVLRVCGRDDQQGAVAAEFLAKTFKGKNIAILHDKSTYGKGLADETKKALNKAGVQEKMFESYTKGDRDFTAIVSRLKRDNIDVVYVGGYHQEAGLLVRQMRDQGLQTTLMGGDALNDKEFSSVTGPAGAGTLFTFGPDPRNKPTAKAIVDRFKAKGIDPEGYTLYTYAAVQVWAQAAAKAGTTDPKKVAETIKAGSWDTVLGTLAFDAKGDIKAIDYVLYKFDDKGNYAELAPSKS is encoded by the coding sequence ATGAAACCCCTGAAATTTGTCGGCCTGACGCTGGGCGTGACCATCGCGCTGTCGGCTGCGGCCATGACACCGAGCCGCGCGCAAGACATCACCATCGCCGTCGCCTCCTCGATCACCGGCGGCGAAGCCGCGTTCGGCCGGCAGATGCAGAACGGCGCGGAGCTGGCGGTCGCCGACATCAATGCGGCCGGCGGCGTGCTGGGCAAGAAGCTCAAGCTGGAAGTCGGCGATGACGCCTGCGATCCCAAGCAGGCGCGCTCGGTGGCGGAAAAGCTCGCCGGCATGAAAATCCCGTTCGTCGCGGGGCACTATTGTTCGTCGTCGTCGATCCCCGCATCCGAAGCCTATGCCGAAGGCAATGTGCTGCAGATCACGCCGGGCTCCACCAATCCGCTGTTCACCGAGCGCAAACTCTGGAACGTGCTGCGGGTGTGCGGGCGCGACGATCAGCAGGGCGCGGTTGCGGCCGAATTCCTGGCCAAGACCTTCAAGGGCAAGAACATCGCGATCCTTCATGACAAGTCGACCTATGGCAAAGGCCTCGCGGACGAGACCAAGAAGGCGCTGAACAAGGCCGGCGTCCAGGAGAAGATGTTCGAGTCCTACACCAAGGGCGATCGCGACTTTACCGCGATCGTATCCCGCCTGAAGCGCGACAACATCGATGTGGTGTATGTCGGCGGCTACCATCAGGAAGCCGGCCTGCTGGTACGGCAGATGCGCGACCAGGGGCTGCAGACCACCCTGATGGGCGGCGACGCGCTCAACGACAAGGAGTTCTCCTCGGTGACCGGCCCCGCCGGCGCCGGCACGCTGTTCACCTTCGGTCCGGACCCGCGTAACAAGCCGACCGCCAAGGCGATCGTCGACCGCTTCAAGGCCAAGGGCATCGATCCGGAAGGCTACACCCTCTACACCTACGCTGCGGTGCAGGTGTGGGCCCAGGCCGCCGCCAAGGCCGGCACCACCGACCCGAAGAAGGTGGCCGAAACCATCAAGGCCGGCAGCTGGGACACCGTGCTCGGCACCCTGGCGTTCGATGCCAAGGGCGACATCAAGGCGATCGACTACGTGCTCTACAAGTTCGACGACAAGGGCAACTACGCCGAGCTCGCCCCGAGCAAGTCGTAA
- a CDS encoding ABC transporter ATP-binding protein, with amino-acid sequence MSAAAPLLAIRGLTAAYGKIVALKGVDLEVKPGEIVALIGANGAGKSTLMMTVFGRPRAREGHIEFDGQDITHVPTHHIARLRISQSPEGRRIFPRMTVAENLQMGADAAEASDGDRNADLERVLTLFPRLKERLTQRGGTLSGGEQQMLAIGRALMMRPRLLMLDEPSLGLAPLITRQIFDAIRTLNRQDGLTVLIVEQNANHALRLAHRGYVMVNGLITLSGEGRELLQRPEIRAAYLEGGRHGA; translated from the coding sequence ATGAGCGCGGCCGCTCCCCTGCTCGCGATCCGCGGCCTCACCGCCGCCTACGGCAAGATCGTGGCGCTGAAGGGCGTTGATCTCGAGGTCAAGCCCGGCGAGATCGTGGCGCTGATCGGCGCCAATGGCGCGGGAAAATCCACGTTGATGATGACGGTGTTCGGCCGGCCGCGGGCGCGCGAAGGCCACATCGAATTCGACGGCCAGGACATCACCCATGTGCCGACCCACCACATCGCGCGGCTGCGCATCTCGCAGTCGCCGGAAGGCCGCCGCATCTTTCCGCGCATGACGGTGGCGGAAAACCTGCAGATGGGCGCCGATGCGGCCGAAGCCAGCGACGGCGATCGCAATGCCGATCTGGAGCGAGTGCTGACACTGTTTCCGCGCCTGAAGGAGCGGCTGACCCAGCGCGGTGGCACGCTGTCCGGCGGCGAGCAGCAGATGCTGGCGATCGGCCGCGCGCTGATGATGCGGCCGCGCCTGCTGATGCTGGACGAACCCTCGCTCGGCCTTGCGCCGCTGATCACGCGACAGATTTTTGACGCGATCCGCACCCTCAACCGGCAGGACGGGCTGACCGTGCTGATCGTCGAGCAAAACGCCAACCACGCGCTGCGCCTCGCCCACCGCGGCTATGTCATGGTCAACGGCCTGATTACGCTCAGCGGCGAAGGCCGCGAGCTGCTGCAGCGGCCGGAAATCCGCGCGGCCTATCTCGAAGGCGGCCGGCATGGCGCATGA